The nucleotide sequence AGGAGATCGTAGCTGTTGAAATTCCACAGCGAAAAAAAGATCCGATCCTTTTTAAGGATGACGAGTTCATAAAACCGGGAACAACCAAGGAAATTCTTGCAAAACTTCGGCCGGCCTTCAAAAAAGATGGAAGTGTTACCGCCGGAAATGCATCAGGTCTCAATGACGGAGCGGCGGCTACCATCATTGCTTCCCAAGATGCCGTAAATAAATATAATCTAAAACCACTCGCGCGAATTGTAAGTTCTGCCGTTGTTGGAGTGGAACCTCGAATTATGGGTATCGGTCCGGTAGAGGCGAGTAATAAAGCCTTAGAAAAAGCAGGGCTTACTATGAAGGATATGGATGTAATAGAATTGAATGAAGCCTTTGCTTCACAGGCGCTGGCCTGCATTCGTGAATGGGGTCTGGACGATAATGATCCAAGAATAAACCCAAATGGCGGGTCGATAGCCATTGGACATCCATTAGGTGTTACCGGAGCCAGACTTGCATATTCGGCTGCGTTAGAGTTAAAGGAAACCGGAAAGCGTTATGCGTTAATTACCATGTGTGTGGGTGTAGGACAAGGATATGCAACCATTATAGAAAATGTAACATAACAGATCATACAGGTCAAAATGGATGAAATATGTTTCAAGTTGAACACATAATTTCTTAAATACATAATTTAAATGAAAATTTTAATAATAGGCGGAAGTGGTACTATAGGTAAAAAGGTGGTGGAACGTTTTTCTGAGACGGATGAAGTAATCGTAGCCGGAAGAAATTCAGGTGATGTGACCGTCGATATCTCATCTTCAGAATCTATAAAGAAAATGTTCGAAAAGTCCGGGACATTAGACGCCGTTGTAAATATTGCAGGAGATGCAAAATGGGACAAATTCGATAACCTATCGGAAGAGGATTATTACATCGGTATAAAAAGTAAGATGATGGGGCAGGTAAATTTAGTGAGACTGGGAAGAAAACATTTAAACCCCGGAGGTTCCATTACACTAACGACAGGAATTTTAGCAGACGAGCCGGTCGATATGACTACCAGTGCTGCTATGGTAAATGGCGCTGTACAGAGTTTTGTAAAGGCAGTGGCTCTCGAACTTGATAACGGACATCGGGTTAATGTGGTATCTGCAGATCTTGTGGAAGATGCCTATGAAAAATACAAGGATTATTTCCCCGGAAATACTCCCGTTGCAATGAATAAAGTGGTTGACGGATATGTAAAATCGGTTAAGGGAAAAATAAATGGTGAAATACTTCGAATAAGAGCATAATTATGACTAAAACACAACATTACGTAACCGGAAAGTGGGTCGATGGATTAGGAGAAGGTTCTCCAGTTCTCGATTCTGTAACTGGTGAGCATTTTACAAGTGTAACGACAGAAGGTTTGGATGTGCCGGCCATTCTTCAATACGGAAGGGATAAAGGAGCGACACTTCGGAAGATGACATTTCAGGAACGGGGAAATATGCTGAAGAAATTGGCTCTTTATCTAACCAAAAGAAAGGATGCCTTTTACGAATTAAGCTATAGAACAGGAGCGACTAAGATCGATTCCTGGATCGATATTGAAGGTGGCTTCGGAAATCTTTTTGCCAATGCTTCTCTTCGGAAATTATTTCCCAATCAGTCGTATCACGTAGAAGGCGACCCTATAGATCTTTCGCGTGGTGGGCGGTTTATGGCGCATCACATTATGGTGCCCCGAGAAGGTGTTGCAGTTCATATTAACGCTTTTAATTTTCCGGTCTGGGGAATGTTGGAAAAGTGTGCCGTAAATTGGATGGCGGGAATGCCTGCGGTGGTACTTCCGGCACCACAGACTGCCTACTTAACTGAAGCCGTTGTAAAGGAAATTGTTGCTTCAGGCATACTTCCCGAAGGTGCCATTCAGCTTATTAGCGGTACCGCAAAAAATATA is from Constantimarinum furrinae and encodes:
- the pcaF gene encoding 3-oxoadipyl-CoA thiolase codes for the protein MEAYIIDGIRTPIGNYKGSLSTIRTDDLGALVISEIVKRNPKIPKDAFDDVIMGCANQAGEDNRNVARMSLLLAGLPFTVPGETVNRLCSSGLSAIIHANRAIKTGDGDLFISGGVENMTRGPYVIAKPSSAFGTDAKMYDSSFGWRFVNQKMHEMYGTDGMGNTAENLVEKHNITREDQDAFAYSSQMKASKAQKSGRLAKEIVAVEIPQRKKDPILFKDDEFIKPGTTKEILAKLRPAFKKDGSVTAGNASGLNDGAAATIIASQDAVNKYNLKPLARIVSSAVVGVEPRIMGIGPVEASNKALEKAGLTMKDMDVIELNEAFASQALACIREWGLDDNDPRINPNGGSIAIGHPLGVTGARLAYSAALELKETGKRYALITMCVGVGQGYATIIENVT
- a CDS encoding short chain dehydrogenase, whose translation is MKILIIGGSGTIGKKVVERFSETDEVIVAGRNSGDVTVDISSSESIKKMFEKSGTLDAVVNIAGDAKWDKFDNLSEEDYYIGIKSKMMGQVNLVRLGRKHLNPGGSITLTTGILADEPVDMTTSAAMVNGAVQSFVKAVALELDNGHRVNVVSADLVEDAYEKYKDYFPGNTPVAMNKVVDGYVKSVKGKINGEILRIRA